In Arthrobacter ramosus, one DNA window encodes the following:
- a CDS encoding RNA polymerase sigma factor yields MASEQNNVDNVACLFRESQTDLLSYARRRVPLGVDPSDVVAEAFARALARPYRAVTRAWLFCAVKNILLEEHRRARASRRAHREKAVLMKLQETEHVPEVDEAVARLSHTDQAVLGLVYVRGLTHAEGANEMGLSVSAFSKRLLRARARLRDMLLTGSTVFAVAVQGLFPEVVDLEFFAQANFAYRSPRPGPA; encoded by the coding sequence GTGGCGAGTGAGCAAAACAACGTTGATAACGTTGCATGCTTGTTCCGCGAGAGCCAGACCGATCTCCTGTCATATGCCCGACGGCGAGTGCCCCTCGGCGTTGACCCGTCGGATGTCGTTGCGGAGGCCTTCGCACGTGCGCTCGCGCGTCCATATCGAGCGGTTACAAGGGCATGGCTTTTCTGTGCCGTGAAGAACATTCTTCTCGAAGAGCATCGTCGTGCTCGAGCGTCTCGTCGTGCACACCGCGAAAAGGCCGTGCTGATGAAGCTGCAGGAAACCGAGCATGTGCCGGAGGTCGACGAGGCAGTAGCGCGGCTGTCTCATACGGATCAAGCGGTCCTCGGTCTGGTTTATGTCCGCGGTCTGACGCATGCGGAAGGGGCGAACGAGATGGGCCTCTCCGTTTCCGCCTTCAGCAAGCGCCTCCTTCGTGCGCGGGCCAGACTGCGCGACATGTTGCTCACAGGCAGCACGGTGTTTGCTGTCGCGGTCCAGGGCCTGTTCCCTGAGGTCGTCGACCTCGAATTCTTCGCACAGGCAAACTTTGCGTATCGCTCACCGAGACCGGGCCCGGCCTGA
- a CDS encoding S1 family peptidase: MRRIASVSLGIALVTVLAVTPGGAVSATSSSADGLLHSLAVDEEMPGWGRPLTAEDMTNWSQRQLDIDTNIAITDLVTADDHRAINTVTWDPDRDVVSFYVFGDTRGLEARIAEALGSEQRWEIIAAQRPIAELEKVIESLAADSNALPSGARFVSGTPAPDGSSITVGVEVKDRALRRSLPPPDAISGVPVTYEKAARPEVATRLRNSEPIISGGYTQGPPGSCSSGYPVVRNQDNQPNMLTADHCTSATKESWQWGTGSVTIGSSTFQAAGDTDLELFTNSGPLSAWMFAGSYTDNTTVAPIRGYLAPVGGNSVCYNGSRSGPVCSNVLENSDAFSCVAFLQCYWTRWSTQSSGIPAAGNGDSGGPVAIFALRSSDNTVGAYGVGVISMMSNTSSNCTGDPSTSARECSANMGMAPLSRWANAQYTHSLVYTTS, translated from the coding sequence ATGAGGAGAATAGCGAGCGTCAGCCTTGGTATTGCGTTGGTTACGGTCTTGGCCGTGACACCGGGCGGCGCAGTGTCTGCAACCTCAAGCAGCGCCGATGGATTGCTCCACAGCCTGGCGGTCGACGAGGAGATGCCCGGGTGGGGAAGGCCCCTGACAGCTGAAGACATGACGAACTGGAGTCAGCGTCAGCTCGATATCGACACCAATATCGCGATCACGGACCTCGTCACGGCTGATGATCACCGAGCCATCAACACTGTCACTTGGGACCCGGATCGGGACGTCGTCTCCTTCTACGTTTTTGGGGACACCCGCGGGCTTGAAGCGCGCATCGCAGAGGCGCTTGGTTCGGAACAACGATGGGAGATCATCGCCGCTCAACGACCGATTGCCGAACTCGAGAAGGTGATCGAGTCGCTTGCCGCCGACAGCAATGCCTTGCCAAGCGGCGCGAGATTCGTCTCGGGAACCCCAGCCCCCGACGGTTCATCGATCACTGTCGGCGTCGAGGTGAAAGACAGGGCATTGCGGCGTAGCCTTCCCCCGCCGGACGCGATATCCGGGGTGCCGGTGACGTACGAGAAGGCAGCTAGACCCGAGGTGGCCACAAGACTGCGCAACAGCGAGCCAATCATCTCAGGCGGGTACACGCAGGGTCCGCCGGGATCATGTAGCTCAGGGTATCCGGTCGTTCGCAACCAGGACAATCAGCCGAACATGCTCACCGCTGACCACTGCACCTCCGCTACAAAGGAATCATGGCAGTGGGGAACCGGCAGCGTCACGATCGGATCTTCGACGTTCCAAGCGGCCGGCGACACCGACCTTGAGCTGTTCACCAACTCGGGTCCCTTGTCGGCATGGATGTTCGCAGGCTCGTACACCGACAACACGACCGTCGCGCCGATTCGCGGATACCTCGCCCCGGTGGGTGGCAATAGCGTTTGCTACAACGGCTCCCGTTCAGGGCCAGTGTGCTCCAACGTGCTGGAAAACTCCGACGCGTTCAGCTGCGTCGCCTTCCTCCAGTGCTACTGGACCCGCTGGTCCACGCAGAGTTCAGGCATCCCCGCGGCAGGTAACGGCGACAGTGGAGGCCCGGTCGCGATCTTCGCACTGAGGTCGTCTGACAACACGGTCGGGGCATACGGGGTCGGCGTGATCTCGATGATGTCCAACACGAGCAGTAACTGCACCGGCGACCCGTCGACATCAGCCCGGGAGTGCTCTGCCAACATGGGCATGGCACCTCTCAGCCGATGGGCGAACGCGCAGTATACGCATAGTCTGGTGTACACAACGTCTTAG